One Bradyrhizobium zhanjiangense DNA segment encodes these proteins:
- a CDS encoding tripartite tricarboxylate transporter TctB family protein, whose protein sequence is MARPTIRNQRAFASGALFLAFAIFFFVMALNYPAGTAARMGPGYFPRLLAIVLAAIGLAVMLGAVLRTAERQRLRSWDVKGLAWVTGSVILFALLLFPIGLIGALLVLIVVSSRASPEFAWKGALANAAILIALCLLVFVYGLGLQLPVWPALLN, encoded by the coding sequence ATGGCGAGGCCAACCATCAGAAATCAGCGTGCCTTTGCGTCGGGCGCATTGTTTCTTGCCTTTGCGATCTTCTTCTTCGTGATGGCACTGAATTATCCGGCCGGCACAGCGGCGCGGATGGGGCCCGGCTATTTTCCGCGGCTGCTGGCGATCGTGCTTGCGGCCATCGGGCTCGCGGTGATGCTGGGTGCCGTGCTGAGGACGGCAGAGCGGCAGAGGTTGCGGAGTTGGGACGTAAAGGGCCTTGCTTGGGTCACGGGCTCGGTGATTCTGTTTGCGCTTCTGCTGTTTCCGATCGGTCTGATCGGTGCGCTGCTGGTCCTGATCGTGGTGTCGAGCAGGGCTAGTCCCGAGTTTGCCTGGAAGGGCGCGTTGGCCAATGCAGCCATCCTGATCGCGCTGTGTCTCCTCGTATTCGTCTATGGCCTCGGGCTGCAGCTGCCGGTGTGGCCGGCGCTGCTCAATTGA
- a CDS encoding IclR family transcriptional regulator, which produces MPSQLTTSASISAAGSTVKSALRAIEILEFFMRERQPRAMSEISGALGYPASSTTVLLKTLVGLGYLNFDRRTKLYFPTPKVTSLGDWIPKSLFGNSRVLEAMRDVHAATGEAVSIGTTNDVYLQYVKIIQSTHPLRFHVDEGTLRPLTQSALGWLLMSTMSDEKLDTIVRRANIATPNAADRVKPQDMIRRIREIRGKGHCSAENVPMLGGATICVLLPITIQNQPVALGLGGVAERIKQNASRYLNVLRQAARSVKAGDSDTDV; this is translated from the coding sequence TTGCCATCGCAGCTGACGACCTCCGCTTCGATTTCCGCGGCCGGATCGACCGTGAAATCCGCGCTGCGCGCCATCGAAATTCTCGAATTCTTCATGCGGGAGCGGCAGCCGCGTGCGATGTCCGAAATCAGCGGGGCGCTGGGCTATCCGGCATCCAGCACAACAGTCCTGCTCAAGACCCTGGTAGGTCTCGGCTACCTGAATTTCGACCGCAGGACGAAACTCTATTTCCCAACCCCAAAAGTGACATCACTGGGCGACTGGATTCCCAAATCCCTGTTCGGCAACAGCCGCGTGCTGGAGGCGATGCGCGACGTGCACGCCGCAACGGGCGAAGCCGTTTCAATCGGCACGACCAACGACGTGTATCTGCAATACGTCAAGATCATCCAGTCGACCCACCCGCTACGCTTCCACGTCGACGAGGGAACGCTGCGGCCGCTGACGCAGTCCGCGCTCGGCTGGCTGTTGATGTCGACGATGTCCGACGAGAAGCTCGACACGATTGTGCGCCGCGCCAACATCGCGACGCCGAACGCAGCAGACAGGGTCAAGCCTCAGGACATGATCCGGCGGATTCGGGAGATCCGGGGCAAGGGACATTGCTCGGCGGAGAACGTCCCGATGCTGGGCGGCGCGACGATCTGCGTCCTGCTCCCAATCACAATTCAGAATCAACCCGTCGCTCTCGGGCTTGGCGGCGTCGCCGAGCGGATCAAGCAAAACGCCAGCCGCTACCTGAATGTTCTGCGGCAGGCCGCCAGATCGGTCAAAGCTGGCGACAGCGACACAGACGTTTGA
- a CDS encoding nuclear transport factor 2 family protein → MTVTHEKIAELLDREAIRDCIFRYCRGVDRADGAALRSAYWPDATDQHGPYSGPVEGFFDWAKDIFKTDARNVHTVGNILIEFTAPEEAVVETYFLALQRGPATDGGVRQFLIAGRYCDVFKKRDSEWRVARRVVAYDWVDEQVAATESEAVRFGLRLPLGARYPDDPIYDLLRRS, encoded by the coding sequence ATGACCGTAACGCACGAGAAGATCGCGGAGCTGCTCGACAGGGAGGCCATCCGCGATTGCATCTTCCGCTATTGTCGCGGAGTTGATCGCGCCGATGGAGCCGCGCTCCGCAGCGCCTACTGGCCGGATGCCACCGATCAGCATGGACCATATTCGGGGCCGGTCGAAGGCTTCTTCGACTGGGCCAAGGACATCTTCAAGACCGACGCGCGCAACGTTCATACGGTCGGCAATATCCTGATCGAATTCACCGCGCCCGAAGAAGCTGTTGTCGAGACCTATTTCCTCGCCTTGCAGCGCGGGCCTGCAACAGACGGCGGCGTTCGACAGTTTCTGATCGCCGGCCGGTACTGCGATGTCTTCAAAAAGCGCGATAGCGAATGGCGCGTTGCGCGCCGTGTCGTCGCCTACGACTGGGTGGACGAGCAGGTCGCGGCGACCGAGTCCGAGGCGGTCCGCTTCGGCCTGCGGTTGCCGTTGGGGGCGCGATATCCCGACGATCCCATCTACGATCTGC
- a CDS encoding tripartite tricarboxylate transporter permease, with the protein MDLFHNLAIGFSTAAQPANLLYAFFGCLLGTLIGVLPGLGPLATIAMLLPITYALQPDSALIMLAGIYYGAQYGGSTTAIVVNLPGESSSVVTTIDGYQMAKQGRAGVALSTAAIGSFFAGCVATLALAALAGPLTAAALLFGPKEFFALMLLGLILASVLSSGPFIEGIGMVVLGMLLSLVGTDLSTGTQRFAFGIPQLFDGLDFVPLAMGIFGFAEIVKNLEQDDKLSLVTQKITNLFPTREDFRRMIPAVLRGTALGTLLGVLPGGGAVLSSFASYTLEKKLSKHPEQFGKGAIEGVAGPESANNAGAQTSFIPLLTLGVPSNVVMALMVGAMNIHNIQPGPEVVTKNPTLFWGLIASMWVGNLMLLVLNLPLVGLWVKLLTIPYRYLFPAIMVFCSIGVYSINSGTFEVHEAAVFCVFGYVLIKLQLPAAPLLLGLVLGPAIEENFRRAMVLSRGDVSVFVTSPLSATLLAAAAIAIVMIMLPTIRSRREEALQE; encoded by the coding sequence ATGGACCTGTTTCATAACCTGGCGATCGGATTCTCCACCGCGGCCCAGCCGGCCAATCTGCTCTACGCCTTCTTCGGCTGCCTGTTGGGGACGCTGATCGGCGTCCTCCCGGGCCTGGGCCCGCTCGCCACCATCGCGATGCTGCTCCCGATCACCTACGCGCTGCAGCCGGATTCGGCCCTGATCATGCTCGCCGGCATCTATTACGGCGCGCAATATGGCGGCTCGACCACCGCCATCGTGGTCAATCTGCCCGGCGAATCCTCCTCTGTCGTCACCACGATAGACGGCTACCAGATGGCCAAGCAGGGCCGGGCGGGTGTCGCGCTCTCGACAGCCGCGATCGGTTCGTTCTTCGCCGGCTGCGTGGCGACACTGGCGCTGGCGGCGCTGGCCGGGCCGCTGACCGCGGCAGCGTTGCTGTTCGGGCCGAAGGAGTTTTTCGCGCTGATGCTCCTCGGCCTCATCCTCGCCTCGGTGCTATCCAGTGGACCCTTCATTGAAGGCATCGGCATGGTCGTACTCGGCATGCTGCTCAGTCTCGTCGGCACCGATCTCAGCACGGGCACGCAGCGCTTCGCGTTCGGCATCCCGCAGCTGTTCGATGGCCTCGATTTCGTGCCGTTGGCGATGGGCATTTTTGGCTTTGCCGAGATCGTGAAGAATCTCGAACAAGACGACAAACTGTCGCTGGTGACGCAAAAGATCACCAATCTGTTTCCGACGCGTGAGGATTTCCGCCGCATGATCCCGGCGGTGCTGCGCGGCACCGCGCTCGGCACGCTGCTCGGCGTGCTGCCGGGCGGCGGTGCGGTGCTGTCGTCGTTTGCCTCCTACACGCTGGAGAAGAAGCTCTCGAAGCACCCCGAACAGTTCGGCAAGGGTGCGATCGAAGGCGTTGCCGGGCCGGAATCGGCCAACAACGCAGGCGCCCAGACCTCCTTCATTCCGCTGCTGACACTTGGCGTGCCCTCCAATGTGGTTATGGCGCTGATGGTCGGTGCGATGAACATCCACAACATCCAGCCCGGTCCGGAGGTCGTGACCAAGAACCCGACCTTGTTCTGGGGCCTGATCGCCTCGATGTGGGTCGGCAATCTGATGCTGCTCGTTCTCAATCTGCCGCTGGTTGGATTGTGGGTCAAACTTCTCACCATTCCCTATCGCTATCTGTTCCCGGCGATCATGGTGTTCTGCTCGATCGGCGTCTATTCGATCAACAGCGGGACCTTCGAGGTGCATGAAGCGGCGGTGTTCTGCGTCTTCGGCTATGTCCTCATTAAGCTGCAGCTGCCGGCCGCGCCACTGCTGCTGGGCCTGGTGCTTGGGCCAGCGATCGAAGAGAACTTCCGCCGCGCCATGGTGCTATCGCGCGGCGATGTCAGCGTGTTCGTGACCTCGCCATTGTCGGCAACGCTGCTGGCCGCAGCCGCAATCGCGATCGTCATGATCATGCTGCCGACGATCCGGTCGCGGCGGGAGGAGGCGCTGCAGGAGTAG